The nucleotide window GGGCTGACCGTGAGGCGGCCGCTGATGACTCTGCGCGTAAGCGACTGGCCGAGCACCTTGCGGAACTGAAAAACCTGAGAACAGCCCGCAAGCTTGAGGATTTCTATGGATTCATCCTTTTCCGCACGGGAAACCATGGGCACGTTCTTGTCCAGCTCCCGCAGAGTGAAGGCCACGTTGATGTTGCGCACGTCGGCATCAAGAGCCACCACGATACGGGCGTTCTGGGCATGCAGGCCCCGGTAGACCTGCACGTCGTCGTAATCGCCCACCACGGCGTGCAGCCCGAGATCCATGAGATCGAGTGCCTGCTGGGTATTGGCGCACAAAAGCACGCTGTGAAACCCGTAGCGGGAGAGCACCTGCGCAAGGTTGCGCGTCACGGGGCTTATGCCCACGATGAGGATGTGATTGCGTACCGAAGCAGGCAGACTGTGCTGCACTTCCTTTTTCTTCTGCGCCTCCAGCCACGGCGTATAGACGAACTGGATGAACGAGGACGGCAGCACGATGAGCAGCCCCACGATACCGGTGAGCAGCACGATGATGGAAAAAAACCTGCCCAGATCGGAATTGAAGGTGATGTCGCCGAACCCCAGCGTGGACATGACCGTAAGCGTCCAGTACAGACCGGTGATCCATGAATATTCGCGCCCTTCATACTCCATGATGTAATGGAAAAGAACGCTGAATACGAACACGCACACGGTGAGAACGGCGATGACGCGGAAGAAGTAACCGAAGTTACGACGCGCCCCCTTCCCCTGGCTCAACAGAGAAAACTGACTGGGAAAAAATTTCATGGCGGCAGTATGCCCCGTGCATTCCTTCTCTAAGCAGGAATCCGCAAAAAGCCGCCGCCCCGTTGCCGGGGCGGCGGCCCGTCTGTCTGTCAGGAGGCGCCTTCAGGGGCGCCGGATCCGTCATTCAAGGCTTAGAAGCCCTTGGACTGCATGTAGTGGATGAGGTCGGTGACGCGGACGGAGTAGGCCCATTCGTTGTCGTACCAGCTCACCACCTTGGCGAGGTTGCCGTCCTGCACGGTGCAGTATTCGGATTCCACGATGGAGGAACGGGAATCGCCCTTGAAGTCCATGGACACGAGGGGAAGGTCGTTCACGCCGAGGATGCCCTTCAGATAGGTATCGGAAGCGGCGCGGAAGGCGTTCACCAGGGTTTCGGCGTCGGTGGACTTTTCAAGCACGGCGGTGAAGTCCACGATGGACACGGTGGGGGTGGGCACGCGCAGAGCATAGCCGGCGAAGCGGCCCTTCAGGGAAGGAATGACTTCGGCCACGGCCTTGGCGGCGCCGGTGCTGGTGGGGATGATGTTCAGAGCGGCGGCGCGGGCGCGGCGCAGGTCCTTATGAGGCAGGTCGAGGATGCGCTGGTCGTTGGTGTAGGAATGCACGGTGACCATGCTGCCGAGCTTGATGCCGAATTCCTGATGCATCACCTTGGCCACGGGGGCGAGGCAGTTGGTGGTGCAGGAGGCGTTGGACAGGATGTTGTGCTTGGCGGGATCATACATGTCCTGGTTCACGCCCATGACCACGGTGAGATCGGGCTGCTTGGCGGGAGCGGAAATGATGACCTTCTTGGCGCCGCGTTCCAGATGCACGCCGGCCTGGGGAGCGCTGCGGAAGATACCGGTGGATTCCACCACCACGTCCACCTCGAGTTCCTTCCAGGGGAGCTTGTTGGGATCGCGTTCGGCGAGGCAGGCCACGTTCCAGTCGCCGACCTTGACCATGGTGCATTCCACGCCGCCCACGGAGGTCTTTTCAGAAGCCACTTCGCAGGTGAAGGCGGCGGGACCGTAGGCGCTGTCGTGCTGGAGCAGATGGAAATTGGTGTTGGCATCCATCAGGTCGTTGATGGCCACGATTTCGGCGGTTTCGCCGTACTTGCCATACATGGCGCGGAAGACCTGACGGCCGATACGGCCGAAGCCGTTGATAGCAACTCTTACCTTTTTCATGGTTCCTTTCCTTTGCCCGGAAAAGACGGGCACTTCCGGTGGAATATGTCTTGCGCGACGCCTGCACCATGCGTACGGATCAGCCTTTCCGTGGGCGTCCCGAGCCATCAGCCACCGCGTTAAAAATCACAAGAGCGAAAAACAGGGTATCAGAAAGTTTCGGAATACGCAAATACCCGCCGCCCCCCTCCGCCTTCTTTTTCCGCAGACACGCGCCCGGAACCGGTTCCGTCCCATGCTTCTGCCCGACTTTTCTCCGTCGGGGAGGAAACTTTCCCCCGATCGGACGCCGTTCTTCACGCCCTGCGGGGGGCCGCCTGCGCCGCAGGGCTTTTTTCCGGGCAGCTCCGCGCCCTCCCGATGCGGGGAAAGCCTTGCCAAATACGGGCAAAGGGGGCTATTGGTTCGGACTCATCCATATTTTCAGAGGGGGAACCCATGCATCCTTTCGCTTCCGCCCCGAAGAAGGCGCTGCCCGGCAACCAGTCCACGCTGCCCGACATCAGTGCCGTGACGCTGCCGACCCGCTTCACCAGCCGCAAGGCCAGGATTCAGGACGTGGACGGCATGTCCAGCCTCATCAACGAGTTCGCCGCCGCCCGCATCATGCTGGCCCGAGGGCCGCTTTATCTTTATCAGAATATTCAGGATTACCGCGTCATCACCGCCATGATGGGCGAGAGGGAAGTCGTTCTCGCCTGCGGCGGCCTGCATGTGCTGTGGGAAGACCTTGCCGAAGTCCGATCCGTGGCCGTTCACCCCGGCCTGCAGCACAAGGGCATAGGCCGGCTCATCGTGCAGGATCTCATTGCCGACGCGCGCGCCCTCGGCGCGGCCCATGTGTTCACCTTCACGCTGGCCCCGGGCTTTTTCTCCTCTCTCGGCTTTTCCGCCGTGGACAGGGACACGCTCTCGCCCGTGGTCTGGGCCGAATGCAGCAAATGCCCGAAATTCTATAAATGCGACGAAGTCGGCATGATGCTGCACTTCTAAAGCCGGACAAGGAGCCTGCCATGAGCAAACTCAAGAATCGTGACTTTCTGAAAATAGCCGACTTCTCCCGCGAAGAACTGGATTATCTGCTCCGCCTCGCCGCGCGCCTCAAAAAGCTCAACAAGGAAGGAAAGGAACCGCAGTTCCTCAAGGGCAAGAACGTGGCCCTCGTGTTTGAAAAGACCTCCACCCGCACCCGCTGCGCCTTCGAGACCTCCCTTTTCGATCAGGGCGCGCACAGCACCTACCTGAGCGACGGCTCCCAGATAGGGAAAAAGGAATCCATGGCCGATACGGCCCGCGTGCTCTCCCGCATGTACGACGGCATAGAATACCGCGGCTTCGGGCAGGAGATCGTGGAAAAGCTGGCGGAATTCTCTTCCGTGCCGGTATGGAACGGCCTGACCAACGAAGCGCATCCCACGCAGATTCTGGCCGACTTTCTCACCATGCTGGAACACTGCGACAAGCCTCTTCATGAAATCACCTTCGCCTACCTCGGCGACGCCCGCTACAACATGGGCAATTCCCTCATGATGGGCGCGGCGAAGATGGGCATGAAGTTCCGTTCCGTGGCCCCCGAGGCCCTCCAGACCAGCGACGAGATCTACAGCCTCTGCCTTGCCGAAGCCGAAAAGTCGGGCGCGGAAATCATCCGCACGAGCGACGTGGCCGAAGGCGTGAAGGGCTGCGATTTCATCTATACCGACGTGTGGGTGTCCATGGGCGAACCCGACGAGGTGTGGAAGGAACGCATCGATCTGCTTCTGCCCTATCAGGTGAACGCCCGCGTCATGGAGCTGACCGGCAATGCCGGATGCAAGTTCATGCACTGCCTGCCCGCCTTCCACAACAGGGAAACCGCCGTGGGCGAATCCATCTACCGGAAATTCGGCCTCGAGGCGCTGGAAGTGACGGAAGACGTGTTCGAATCCCCCAGCTCCATCGTGTTCGACGAAGCGGAAAACCGCAAGCACACCATCAAGGCCGTCATGGTCGCCACGCTGGCGGACATTCCGCCCATCTTCTTCGAAGACTAGGCATCTCACCTTCCGGCGGAAAAGCCCGTGCCCGGGCTTTTCCGCCGTTTTTTCCCCGGGTTCAGAAAGCGGGTGCCGGCTTTTCCGGCAGAAGGACGCGCCCCCGTAAGCACGGCTCTCTGCCGTCCGCCCGGAACCCTTTTCTTCGGCCGGAAAGGACCGAAAACGCCGTTTCGAGCTTTTTCGCTTGCCTTTTTTAAAAATTCAGGCTATTGCTAGCAGTCCTTACGATACAAAAGGTATCGAGTTCAAGCAGCATTCCGCCCCACTCGGGCTTTTTATGGAGGATATACCATGGGTAAACAGTGTGAGATCTGCGGCAAGAAAGCTCAGGTGGGCAACCTTGTGAGCCATTCCAATATCAAGACCAAGCGTCGCTTCAATCCCAACCTGCAGGCTGTCCGCCATCAGGACGCCGACGGTACCGTGCGCACCATCAACGTGTGCACCCGCTGCCTCCGTTCCGGCGCCGTGGTGAAGCCCGTCGTCAAGAACGACGCCGAATAGTCCGGCTTGCCGATCTTTCCAAAGGCGGGGATAACATCTCCGCCTTTTTTGCTTAATGAATCCCCGTCCGGGATGATTCCGGGCCGGGGCCTTTCGCGCCCTTTTGCGGCGCACGCGCCTATGAACGACCTACGCGCCCCCTTCCGCCACCGCCCGAAACGCCGCATCGCCATGTGGCGACGCCCTGCGCGCGTACCGGAATACTGGCGCGTGGTGGATTTCCGCGGGCCGGAATACATGGGCAGACAGTTGCCCGCCCCCGGCACGAGACAGATGGAACTTCTGCGTCTCGTGCTCGATTCGCGCGACATTCCCTACATCATCACGGGCCACGGTTCGCAGGTACGGGCCTTCGTGCCCCCCATGTTCGAAACGCTGGTCCGCACGGAACTTGCCGACGTGGCTTCGGAAAAAGCGCCCGCTTCTCCATCGCCGGCCCCAAGACGCAATGCCCACTGGGCCATGCTCGTCATGCTCTTTCTCATTTTCTGGCACGGGCTGACCATGGGATGGTGGCCCCTGCCCTTCGAGCATGTCCCCGACCCTGACTACTGGAAGATGTGCGGCAGGCTGGATGTTGCCGCCGTGCGCGCCGGGGAATGGTGGCGTACGGCCACGGCCCTCACCCTCCACGCCGACAGCCTGCACCTTTTCAGCAACGTCCTGTTCGGCGCTCCCTTTCTCGTTCTTCTGGCAAGGCGGCTGGGACTCGGCCTCACCCTTGCGGCTACGCTGGTCTCCGGTATGCTGGGCAACGCCATGAACGTGCTCTACCGGGAGCCGGGCTATGTGAGCCTCGGCTTCTCCACCGCCATGTTCGCCACGGTGGGACTGCTCTGTGCCGACATCACGGTACGCAGTCCGGCGAGGGGATTCCGCCGTCTGGCGCTTCCGGCAGCCGCAGGCATGGCATTTCTGGCCCTTCTCGGCACGGAAGGACAGAACACCGACTATGCCGCCCATATTTTCGGCCTTCTCTCCGGCTTTCTGGTCGGACTTGCCGTCAGCTCCCGCCTGAGGCATGATGGCGGCCTCCCCCCTTCTCTGGAATACCTGCTCGGCTTCGCCGCGCCTCTTTTTCTGCTTCTGTGCTGGAATGCAGCACTCTAACCTTCACTCCGAGGAGACTATGGACAAAGCCCCCGGCACCTTCGAACTCCTGGGCAAGGACGGCGACGCCCGCGCCGGCCTTCTGCACACCGCGCACGGCGTCATCGAAACCCCCATCTTCATGCCCGTAGGCACCGTGGGCAGCGTGAAGGCCCTGGCTCCCGACGATCTGAACGCCGCAGGCGCGCAGATCATTCTCGGCAACACCTATCACCTCTATCTGCGTCCGGGCGATGAACTTGTGGCACGCCGCGGCGGCCTGCACGAATTCATACGCTGGAACAGGCCCATACTCACCGACAGCGGCGGCTTTCAGGCCTTCAGCCTGAGCAAGCTGAACAAGATGAAGGTCGACGGGGTGGAATTCCGCTCCCACATCGACGGCTCGAAGCACATGTTCACGCCGGAAAAGGTCATTTCCATCCAGCGAAACCTGAACTCCGACATCATGATGCCTCTCGACGTGTGCCTCGGCTACGGCGCGACCTATGAGGAAGCGGAAAAGGCCGTGAAACGCACCACGGAATGGGCTGCGCGCTGCCGCGAAGCCTACCCCGCCCACAGCGCCGGAAACCTTCTCTTCGGCATCGTGCAGGGCTGCACCTATCCTGAACTGCGCGAAGCCTCGGCCCGGCAGCTCATGAACATAGGTTTTGAAGGCTATTCCATCGGCGGCCTCGCCGTGGGGGAACCCAAGAACCTCATGATGAAGAACCTGCGCGTGCTGAATCCCGTGCTGCCGCAGGACAAGCCCCGCTACCTCATGGGCGTGGGCACGCCCCTGGACATTCTGCACGCCATAGAAGCGGGCGTGGACATGTTCGACTGCGTGCTGCCCACGCGCAACGCCCGCAACGGCACGCTGTACACCTCGGAAGGCAAGATCAACATCAAGCGCCGGGAATACGCCGAAGACGACGGCCCCCTGGACCCGAAGTGCAACTGCTACACCTGCCGCACCTTCTCGCGGGCCTATCTGCGGCACCTCTACGTCAGTCAGGAGCTGCTGGCCTTCCGCCTCAATTCCCTGCACAACATCACCTACTTCCTGAACATGGTGCGCGGCGCGCGCAGGGCCATTCTTGAAGGCCGCTATGCGGCGTTCAAGGCCGAGTACGAAGCCAGATACCCCGAAGAAGACCTGCTCTTCGACGCGCCGGAAGCCTAGGCCTGCCTGACACGAAGGGCCGCCCCCAGGGGCGGCCCTTTTCTTTTCGGCAAAACGGCCTTCCGGGACGCATGTTCAGCTCGGAATGAGCCTGAAAAGCATGGAATTTTCCAGCACCAGCGGACGGGTCTGCATGAAGAAGACGGTGCCGTCCTCGGGAGCGCGCACCTCCCAGCGCACGGAACCGTCGTACGGATCGAGAATACAGGCGAGGCGCTGATGACGGCGCACAATGTCGTCGGTCCTGCACATGCCGTACATGATGCCCGCCCGACAGGCTTTGACGTTGATGAGTTCGTCCTCCTGCACCACTTCGGAGTGATAGCCCGGATGGGGGCGGTGCCGGATAAGGCCGTGCAGCGCCATGAAGCGCAGTATGGCCGAAAGGCTGTCGTCGGCCGAGGAGGCGTCGATGACGCCGGTATGACCGGCATAGACGGAAAAGGCCTGCGTCTCCCAGATCTGCCAGTTGTAGTTCAGCGTCGTGGTGTCTATGGGCAGGGGATTGCGCACCAGCGTGTACGGCAGACCGAAGCCCTGGGCCAGCTCCACGTCCTCATAGCCCGTATGCATCATGCGCACATGAGGAATGAAGTCTCCGGGCAGATAATAGCTCGCAAGCTGTACGCCGAAACGGTAGCCCTGAATGTGCTCAAACAGGGCGGCGGCGATGCGCTGCGTGGTTTCCCCCAGAGGATAACCGGGAAACATGCGGTTGATGTCGGTGTTGTCCATGGCCCAGAAGCGTTTGCCTATGTTCATGGCAAAGGGATTGGCCGAAGGGATGATGAGGATCTCATGTCCGGGCATGAGTTCTCCCCGCTCCTCCAGATCCTGAAGCGTGTGAACGAGGCGGGAACATACGAACTGCTGCTGCAGCTCGTCGCCGCGCATGGCCCCCACCACGGCCAGACTTTTTCTGCCGGAGCCGAAACGGAAGCCGTGAATGCGGAACTCGTCCCGGAACGGCGAGGACATGACGAAGAGCCGTTCGCGTTTCATGCCCTGCCCTCCCTGTAGACGCGGGCAAGAAGCGAACCTTCATACACCACCGGATACGCCCGTATGGTGAAGACAAAGCCCGGCTGTTCCGCGGCCACCTCCTGAAGCACGGCGCCGCGCAGAGGATCGACGATGCGCCCTATGGGCTGCCCCGCCTCGACCAGATTGGACTGACGGATAAGCGGAATGAACACGCCCGAAGCCGAGGCGTTGATGAATTCCACGCTTCCTCCGGTGGAAAGAATGGTCTTATGCCCGGCCGGAGGCTCGGGCACCTCGCCCTTCCATACGCCGAGATGACGCATGAGGTTCAGTATGCCGCCCACAAGCTGATCGCCGTAGCTTTTGGTGATGCGCATCCCCACGCCCATTTCCACCACCAGCGTGGGCGTATCCAGCGTGTTGAGGGAATAGGCCAGCGTGGCTTCCAGCACGGTGGCGGCCTCATGCACCCACAGAAAATCCAGATTCAGATAGCGGGCCAGCGGCACAAGTCTTTCCGCCGTAAGCTGATTGATGCGGACCTGCGGCACCTCATACAGGAAAATGTTGCTGGAATGGATATCCAGCACAAGATCCGCCCCCTTCAGATCCTCGATCAGATTGTAGGCCGTGTTCTCCGCCATGCTGCCCCGGGGATCGCCAGGGAAAATGCGGTTCATGTCCAGATCGAAGTTGGGAATGCCGCGCGTGATGGAGTCGATGCCCAGGGGATTCAGGGCGGGGTAGATCTCCACCGTGCCGTCGAGCCTGTCGAGATTCTCCTGCAGGATGCTGCCGATGCGATAGCAGATGTACTGCCCCTCCAGCTCGTCGCCGTGAGTACCGGTGACGATGCAGATGCGCTTCTTCCCGGTTCCTCCCGAAATGCTGTTCTTGCGGATGAGCAGATGCTCGTCCACCGGCAGCTCCGTGGAAATGACGGTTTTTATCATGATTCTTCCACTCTATGGCTAGGGTGTTCCGCTGCACGGCCCTCCCGTGAACACGCTCCGGTTCGCCGTGCAGTCGGCGCGTCGCGCCCATGGTCCGGGATACGGCAGAAAGGGGTGCTCCTCCCTGAAAACGCCGCTGGAGCGACGCGAAAAACGGCAGGAACCACGGGAGCCCCTGCGGCAGAAGCCTTTCCTGCGTGTATGCTGAGGAGGCGTTACGATTTTTCTCCGCTCCACAGCCCCGTCCACTTCTCGAGAAGTGCCTCTTCCTCTTTCCGCTCCTTTTCCGTCAGGGCGTTCAGAAAATGGCTCACCCCACGGTCCAGCTCCTCCAGCGTACCCCCGTTGGCAATGAGCAGATCTGCGGCCGCAGCCTTGTCCCGCTGCGTCCACTGCCAGCCTTCCACGGCGGCTATTTTCTCATCGCTCCAGCTTCTGGTACGCCGCAGCCTTTCGTGCCGGACCTCATCGGGGCAGACGATGACGGCTATATCCGCTCCGGGACATGTCCAGCCCGTTTCGAACCACAACGGCACTTCCGCCACGGCAACGGCCTCCCCCCGCGCCCCGGCATACTGAAAGAACCTGTCCATGGAATCTCTCACCAGGGGATGGATCAGCCGCTCAAGCTCGCGCCTCATGCCGGGAGTGCGCGAAAGAAGAGCCGTCAGCTTCGTGCGGTCCACCGTTCCGTCCTCGTCGAAAAAGGCGTTGCCCCAGCGCTGACGCATGAGGTGCCAGCCGTCCGCTCCGGGTCTGTACTGCTCCGCCACGGCCCTGTCCGCACTCCATACGGGAATGGAATGCTCCCGCATTCTCTCCAGCACGGCGGACTTGCCGCAGCCGGGCATACCGGTAAGTATGACGCGCCGCATCCCCCGTTCCAGCGCCAGCATGGCGCGGGGAAAATCCCCGGGCGGAGGGCAGACGAAATTCATGGTTCTGCCGCTCACGGGATGCTGAAATTCCAGCTTCCATGCGTGCAGAAGCTGCCTTGCCGCAGGCGAAGCCCTGTCTTCCGGGCCGTACACGGCATCGCCCCACAGGGGAAAGCCCTCCCGGGCAAGGTGCACGCGGATCTGATGGGTGCGCCCCGTGAAAAGACGAACGGCAAGCAGAGCGAAGCGACCGGAAGACGAGGCGTAAAGCGTGCTCCATGTCGTAAGCGCATTTCTGCCGCCCTTCTCCTCGGGCACTACGGCCATGCGCGTCTTGATGACGGGGTGACGGCCTATGGGCAGATCGCACGTTCCCTCGGAGGGAGGAACGCCGCGCGTTACGGCAAGATAGGTCTTGTGCACCCTCCTTGCGGCAAAATCCTCGATGAGGCGGAGCCTGGCCCTTTCCGAAAGGGCCACGATCACAAGGCCGGACGTGTCCTTGTCCAGCCGGTGCACGATGCCGGGTCTCGGCCCTTCCTGAAGCGCCAGCTGCGGGAAGCGGGCCAGCAGCCGGTGCACCAGCGTGCCCTGCGGGCAGCTCGGACAGGGGTGCATGGTAAGATCGGCGGGCTTGTTCACCACCACGATATCCTCGTCGCAGTACACGATGTCCAGCGGCCCTTCCTCGGGAAGCAGCGCTTCCGAGGCTCCGGGCATACGCAGCGTCACGTTCTGGCCCGGCCGCACACGCATGTCCGCATCCGTGCAGAGGGCACCGTCCACGGTGCAGCTCCCCTGCTCCACCAGCTTCTTCACCCTGCTGCGGGAAAGTTCCGCCACGGAGCTGAGAAACACGTCGAGGCGGACCCTGCGCGTACCTTCGGGCACGGGAAAAAGACGCTCTTCTCCGACGCTCCCGCCCTCTTCTTCCGAAAATTCGATATCCTCGTCGAACGGCGTCTTTTCTTCAGTCATGCTCCGCTCCGCTCTTCAGCCTTTTGACGATATAGCCGGTCATCACGGCCTTGGCGATGTTTCTGCCCGCCCCGTCGTACACCATGATGTCGAACACGGCGAGGGTACTCCCCAGCTTCACGGGAACGGCCTCGGCCCGCAGCGGTCCCCGCTGACCGGGAAGAAGATAGGAAATGGAGCACTGCGCGCTCACGCACACCAGTCCCGCCCCCCTGCACCCTGCGGCAAAGGCCATATCGGCCAGGGTGAACACCGCACCCCCGTGGGCGTTGCCCATGGAATTTCTGTGACGCCCGTCCAGCGGCATGGATACCGCGCCGCGCCCGTCCGCCCCGAAACCTTCGACTTCTATCCCCAGCAGAGCGGACAGCGTGCCTTCCGTGACGACTTCGCTCATACGCACCTCATAACACAGATTACAGCGCAAAAGCATACGCATGGGCGCCCCTGCTGACAAGCCCGAAGCCACGGACCGGACGCCGGCCCCGATCTCTGCCAAAGAAAAAGCGCAGGAAAAAAACGCCCTCCCGCGGCGGACGCCCTTCTTTCGCTGGACAGCGCCCGCCGGAGAGTTTATATCTTCTGGATACATTTCTTTTAAGGAGCAATCTCATGGCCCATAAGAAGATTGAACGCGCCAAGGAACTTGATCGCCGTCGCCATCGTCGCGCCCAGCGCATCAAGGAACGCATCCACGAAGCCAAGGCCGCTGCCGCCAAGAAGTAAGCCTGGCTGCTCGGTTCTGCGGCCTTCCGGTTGCAGTAGGTTTTAGGCGTGTCGGCTGCTCGTGCGGACACGCCGTTTCTTTTTTTGTCCCAACCCTTTCTTTCCCATGCCTATCTACGAATACGCCTGCCCCCAATGCCGCAAGACCTTTGAAGAATGGCTGCATTCCGGCGACGACGCCGAAACGCAGCCCTGCCCCGACTGCGGGCAGAGCTGCCATCGAGTGATTTCCAACACTTCCTTCATTCTCAAAGGAGGCGGCTGGTTCGCCTCCTCCTACGGGCACGGTACCAGCAATCTTTTCGACAAAAGCAAGGGCGTTCCCTCCGTTTCCGACAAGAAGCCGGAAGAAAGCGCTCCCTCCACCCCCAAAGCCGAAAGCCCGGCCCCCGCGAAAAGCGCGGACACCTCCGCCGGTACGAAATAGAGGCCACCATGATAGAGCGTTACTCCCGGCCGGAAATGGCCGGTCTCTGGACTCTGGAAAACCGCTACCGCTACTGGTTCAAGGTGGAACAGGCCGTATGCCGCGCCTGGAACGAACAGGGCGTCATTCCCGACGAAGATCTGAAGAACATCATGCAGGATGTGGATTTCGATGTGGACAAAATCCTTGAAATCGAATCCGTCACCCGCCACGACGTCATCGCCTTCCTCACCTATCTGGAACAGAAGATCGGCCCCTCCGCGCGTTTCATCCACCTCGGCTGCACCTCCTCCGACATGGTGGATACCGCCATGGCCCTGCAGATGGTGGAGGCGGGCAACATGATCCTCGCCGACTTCGATCTCGTGCTCGACACGCTGAAGAAGTTCGTCCGCGCCCATCAGGGCCTCGTCTGCATGGGCCGTTCCCACGGCATTCACGGAGAGCCCGTGACCTACGGCTTCAAGTTCGCGGGATTCTACGCCGAATTTCTGCGCGACAAGAAGCGCTTCGCCGACGCCGTGGAAGACATCCGCACAGGCAAGCTCTCCGGCGCCATGGGCACCTATACCGTCATCACCCCCGCCGTGGAGGCTCGCGCCTGCGAACTCCTCGGCCTGAAGGCCGACATCATCTCCACCCAGATCGTGCAGCGCGACCGCTACGCCCACT belongs to Mailhella massiliensis and includes:
- the purB gene encoding adenylosuccinate lyase, which translates into the protein MIERYSRPEMAGLWTLENRYRYWFKVEQAVCRAWNEQGVIPDEDLKNIMQDVDFDVDKILEIESVTRHDVIAFLTYLEQKIGPSARFIHLGCTSSDMVDTAMALQMVEAGNMILADFDLVLDTLKKFVRAHQGLVCMGRSHGIHGEPVTYGFKFAGFYAEFLRDKKRFADAVEDIRTGKLSGAMGTYTVITPAVEARACELLGLKADIISTQIVQRDRYAHYFTSLAIAAGTVERICVELRHLQRTEVHEVEEGFAKGQKGSSAMPHKRNPISAENMCGLARVIRSNAFAALENQALWHERDISHSSVERIITPDSTILMDYVLHRLNRLLEGLRILPENVERNLWGSYGLFFSQRVLTALIEKDMPRQQAYVVVQKRAMESWETRKSFPDLIRADEEIKAHLTPAELDAIFDIGHYTRYESEIVDRVLAEK
- a CDS encoding FmdB family zinc ribbon protein encodes the protein MPIYEYACPQCRKTFEEWLHSGDDAETQPCPDCGQSCHRVISNTSFILKGGGWFASSYGHGTSNLFDKSKGVPSVSDKKPEESAPSTPKAESPAPAKSADTSAGTK
- a CDS encoding PaaI family thioesterase, producing the protein MRMLLRCNLCYEVRMSEVVTEGTLSALLGIEVEGFGADGRGAVSMPLDGRHRNSMGNAHGGAVFTLADMAFAAGCRGAGLVCVSAQCSISYLLPGQRGPLRAEAVPVKLGSTLAVFDIMVYDGAGRNIAKAVMTGYIVKRLKSGAEHD